One segment of Thermosynechococcus sp. HN-54 DNA contains the following:
- a CDS encoding RluA family pseudouridine synthase produces the protein MTTSLIFKVEKGGDRLDSFLAQQYPDLSRSRWQQLIQQGHVRLNGQVCDRKNYPLGGGEVLEVVLPEPEPLDLVPEPLPLSILYEDDELLILNKPVDLVVHPAPGHCQGTLVHGLLAHCPELAGIGGVQRPGIVHRLDKDTSGVMVVAKTEFALHHLQQQLKARQMQRHYLGVVYGQPAEDTGTVIAPIGRHPVDRKKMAVVPPAKGRTAITHWFVKERFRHCALVEFHLETGRTHQIRVHAAHLGWPLLGDPLYGRGTPLKVKLPGQALHAYRLRLQHPRTGEEIVAIAPLPEHVEKLLRLLRQ, from the coding sequence ATGACAACATCGCTGATCTTCAAGGTAGAAAAGGGGGGCGATCGCCTCGATAGTTTCTTGGCGCAGCAGTATCCTGACCTCTCGCGATCGCGCTGGCAGCAATTGATCCAACAGGGGCACGTACGCCTCAATGGCCAAGTGTGCGATCGCAAGAATTATCCCCTTGGTGGTGGTGAAGTGCTGGAGGTGGTGCTGCCTGAGCCGGAGCCGTTGGATTTAGTGCCTGAACCCCTGCCCCTGAGTATTCTTTATGAGGATGATGAGTTACTGATTCTCAATAAACCGGTGGATTTAGTGGTGCACCCTGCCCCCGGTCATTGCCAAGGTACGCTAGTTCATGGTCTGTTAGCCCACTGTCCTGAATTGGCGGGTATTGGCGGTGTGCAGCGGCCGGGGATTGTGCATCGCCTAGACAAAGACACCTCTGGGGTCATGGTTGTCGCTAAAACGGAGTTTGCCCTACACCATCTGCAACAACAATTGAAAGCACGGCAAATGCAGCGCCACTACCTTGGTGTCGTCTATGGTCAACCCGCCGAAGACACTGGAACTGTAATTGCGCCCATTGGTCGTCACCCGGTAGATCGTAAAAAGATGGCGGTGGTGCCCCCTGCAAAAGGCCGCACAGCAATTACCCATTGGTTTGTAAAGGAGCGCTTTCGCCACTGTGCCCTTGTGGAGTTTCACCTTGAAACGGGTCGCACCCATCAAATCCGCGTTCATGCCGCCCACTTGGGTTGGCCGCTGTTGGGGGATCCCCTCTATGGCCGAGGCACGCCACTAAAAGTGAAGCTTCCCGGCCAAGCTCTCCATGCCTATCGCTTGCGCTTACAACATCCTCGTACTGGTGAAGAGATCGTGGCGATCGCTCCTCTACCAGAACATGTAGAGAAACTATTGCGACTATTGCGCCAGTAA
- a CDS encoding nucleotidyltransferase domain-containing protein, with the protein MALIANLNPWINVMCDRIIEQFHPLKIILFGSYARGEATADSDIDLLVVFPELSSKREITIAIHRVLADLPVAKDIVVMTPGEPYACP; encoded by the coding sequence ATGGCTTTGATTGCAAATCTCAACCCTTGGATAAATGTGATGTGCGATCGCATTATTGAGCAGTTTCATCCACTCAAAATCATCTTATTTGGTTCCTACGCTAGGGGTGAAGCCACAGCTGACAGTGATATTGACCTGCTGGTGGTATTTCCAGAATTATCCAGTAAGCGGGAGATAACGATAGCTATTCATAGGGTATTGGCAGATCTGCCCGTGGCTAAGGATATTGTTGTTATGACACCTGGAGAACCCTATGCATGCCCATAA
- a CDS encoding PrsW family glutamic-type intramembrane protease — MNRDRSPLNPTLKYAGVLRQVSPEVAQFWLSQEEVTIIGRDPDTCHIVLDAHIYTSVSRHHAQLTCQKRGSIPVWAIADLGSVNGTYVNQQRVETLTVLNAGDRIQLGRQGPEFVLEYLPLTEVVSTQPDQPLTLTQLLPIFAIHPDWVRKAYLVPGIVTVVAVILLFATAGSPDAFKVILALYLGSAAYYFIYQLCGKRKPLWVLLGTLTLEILILQSPILPAMIYLFRTVLPGQLHPPHPSFWVLFSRNFIGAGLMEELLKALPMIVAYGLGRWLPSRWKHQVGVWEPLDGILLGAAAGLGFTWTETLGQYVPNIAGQFGNLAGLQVLIPRVLGSLTGHMAYTGYLGYCVGLSVLRPRRAPLILMVGLGLAAFLHALWNTAAARFGPMGLAMVGILAYVFLTAAILKARQLSPTRSQNFATRFYGYR; from the coding sequence ATGAATCGCGATCGCTCCCCCCTGAATCCAACCCTGAAGTATGCGGGTGTGCTGCGGCAAGTCTCCCCGGAAGTGGCGCAGTTTTGGCTCTCCCAAGAGGAGGTGACGATTATTGGCCGCGACCCAGATACCTGCCATATTGTCCTTGACGCCCACATTTATACTTCTGTTTCCCGCCACCATGCCCAACTCACCTGTCAAAAACGGGGGAGTATTCCCGTGTGGGCGATCGCAGACCTCGGGAGTGTTAATGGCACCTATGTCAACCAACAGCGAGTGGAAACATTAACTGTGCTCAATGCGGGCGATCGCATTCAATTGGGGCGCCAAGGGCCTGAATTTGTCTTGGAATATCTTCCCCTCACCGAAGTCGTGAGCACCCAGCCCGATCAACCTCTTACCCTCACCCAACTGCTGCCTATTTTTGCCATTCATCCCGACTGGGTGCGCAAAGCCTATCTGGTACCGGGGATTGTTACGGTTGTTGCCGTCATCCTACTGTTTGCCACGGCTGGCTCCCCCGATGCCTTCAAAGTCATCTTGGCGCTGTATTTGGGGAGTGCTGCCTATTACTTTATCTATCAACTCTGTGGCAAACGCAAACCTCTGTGGGTTCTGCTGGGCACTCTGACGCTGGAAATTTTGATTCTGCAAAGCCCGATTTTGCCAGCCATGATCTATCTCTTTCGCACAGTTTTACCCGGCCAACTGCACCCGCCCCATCCTTCATTTTGGGTGTTATTCAGCCGCAACTTCATTGGCGCCGGATTAATGGAAGAGCTACTCAAGGCCTTGCCAATGATCGTTGCCTATGGGTTGGGGCGGTGGCTTCCTAGTCGGTGGAAACATCAGGTAGGTGTGTGGGAACCCCTCGATGGCATTCTTTTGGGAGCAGCCGCTGGCCTCGGTTTTACGTGGACAGAAACCCTTGGGCAATATGTTCCTAATATCGCGGGTCAATTTGGTAACTTAGCGGGTCTGCAAGTGCTGATCCCACGGGTATTGGGGTCATTGACAGGGCACATGGCCTACACGGGATATTTAGGCTATTGTGTGGGACTGAGTGTGTTGCGACCCCGTCGAGCACCCTTGATTTTAATGGTTGGCCTCGGTCTTGCGGCCTTTCTCCATGCCCTCTGGAATACGGCTGCCGCCCGCTTTGGTCCCATGGGCTTGGCAATGGTGGGGATTTTGGCCTATGTGTTTCTCACCGCCGCGATTTTGAAAGCGCGTCAATTGTCTCCGACGCGATCGCAAAACTTTGCCACCCGTTTTTATGGTTATCGCTAG
- a CDS encoding type II toxin-antitoxin system PemK/MazF family toxin — MSNQLEQFDVVVVPFPFTDRTATKRRPALVLSDQKGFNTPIGHSVMAMITTATHSPWPLDVLIQDLSSTGLQVPSIIRMKLFTLDHSMILKSIGQLSDRDATAVKTVLQQLFKLSL; from the coding sequence ATGAGTAACCAGTTAGAACAGTTTGATGTGGTCGTGGTACCGTTTCCCTTTACAGATAGAACGGCAACGAAGCGTAGACCAGCCTTGGTTTTGTCAGATCAGAAGGGCTTCAATACGCCCATCGGCCACAGTGTTATGGCGATGATTACCACAGCTACCCATTCCCCCTGGCCTTTGGATGTGCTCATTCAAGATCTGAGTTCGACTGGGTTACAAGTACCCTCAATAATTAGAATGAAGCTATTTACGTTAGATCATTCGATGATTCTCAAAAGCATTGGCCAGCTAAGCGATCGCGATGCCACCGCTGTGAAAACGGTCTTGCAGCAGCTATTCAAATTGTCTCTATAG
- the hisH gene encoding imidazole glycerol phosphate synthase subunit HisH, which produces MGNLHSVSKALDVVGARPLVSDRPSDICAADAVVLPGVGAFDPAMTHLHERELVPVIQQVIQQGMPFLGICLGLQVLFECSEEGTEPGLGIFAGKVKRFQSEPGLTIPHMGWNQLTLTQSTCPLWQHLPPTPWVYFVHSYFVAPDEPELVAATVRHGQQTVTAAIARNHVFACQFHPEKSGKIGLQLLRNFVTLVKHQ; this is translated from the coding sequence ATGGGCAACCTACATTCCGTTAGTAAAGCCCTTGATGTGGTGGGGGCAAGACCCTTAGTGAGCGATCGCCCCAGTGACATTTGTGCTGCGGATGCTGTGGTACTCCCCGGTGTGGGTGCCTTTGACCCCGCTATGACCCATCTCCATGAGCGGGAACTGGTGCCGGTCATTCAGCAGGTGATTCAGCAAGGCATGCCCTTCTTGGGAATTTGCCTTGGCCTCCAAGTCCTCTTTGAATGTAGTGAAGAGGGAACAGAACCCGGCCTTGGCATTTTTGCAGGTAAAGTCAAACGCTTTCAATCTGAACCCGGCCTGACAATCCCCCACATGGGCTGGAACCAACTGACCCTAACGCAATCAACCTGTCCCCTTTGGCAACATTTGCCGCCAACCCCTTGGGTGTATTTCGTTCACTCCTACTTTGTCGCCCCTGATGAGCCAGAGTTAGTGGCCGCAACGGTGCGCCATGGCCAGCAAACAGTCACGGCAGCGATCGCTCGCAACCATGTCTTTGCCTGTCAATTTCATCCCGAAAAGTCCGGCAAGATCGGCCTGCAACTACTCCGCAACTTTGTCACTTTGGTCAAACATCAGTAA
- the chlG gene encoding chlorophyll synthase ChlG, which produces MTETPDSTTTSTSTETTTAAARQLLGMKGAKSGETNIWKIRLQLMKPITWIPLIWGVICGAASSGGFTWSLEDVLKAATCMLLSGPLMAGYTQTLNDYYDREIDAINEPYRPIPSGAISLNQVRAQIIFLVVAGLALAVLLDLWANHPTLPITKIALLGGFLAYIYSAPPLKLKKNGWLGNYALGASYIALPWWAGHALFGELTPTIVILTLIYSLAGLGIAIVNDFKSVEGDRQLGLASLPVMFGITTAAWICVLMIDIFQLGIAGYLMAIHANLYAVLLILLIIPQIMFQDMYFLRDPLKNDVKYQASAQPFLVLGMLVVGLALGHTLV; this is translated from the coding sequence ATGACGGAAACCCCCGATTCAACCACGACTTCAACCTCCACAGAAACCACCACAGCGGCAGCACGTCAACTGCTGGGCATGAAGGGTGCTAAAAGTGGCGAGACCAATATCTGGAAGATTCGCCTGCAATTAATGAAGCCGATTACGTGGATTCCCCTGATCTGGGGTGTGATCTGTGGTGCCGCATCGTCGGGAGGCTTCACGTGGAGTCTGGAGGATGTTCTCAAGGCAGCGACCTGTATGCTGCTGTCGGGACCTTTGATGGCCGGCTATACGCAAACGCTCAACGATTACTACGATCGCGAGATTGATGCGATTAATGAACCCTATCGTCCCATTCCGTCGGGGGCGATTTCCCTCAATCAAGTGCGAGCACAAATTATCTTCCTCGTGGTGGCGGGTTTGGCGCTGGCAGTCCTGTTGGATCTCTGGGCAAACCATCCCACGTTACCAATCACAAAAATTGCCCTACTGGGGGGCTTTTTGGCCTATATCTACTCTGCACCGCCCCTGAAACTGAAAAAGAATGGTTGGCTGGGAAATTATGCTCTAGGGGCGAGCTACATTGCTTTACCATGGTGGGCCGGTCATGCGCTCTTTGGGGAGTTGACGCCAACAATTGTGATTCTGACACTGATTTACAGTCTGGCGGGCTTGGGCATTGCCATTGTCAATGACTTCAAAAGCGTTGAGGGCGATCGCCAGCTGGGCTTAGCCTCCCTACCGGTGATGTTTGGCATCACGACCGCCGCATGGATTTGCGTCCTGATGATTGATATTTTCCAGTTGGGAATTGCCGGCTACCTGATGGCGATTCATGCCAATCTTTATGCAGTGCTGTTGATTTTGCTGATTATTCCCCAGATTATGTTCCAGGACATGTACTTCCTGCGGGATCCCTTGAAAAACGATGTGAAGTACCAAGCCAGTGCTCAACCCTTTCTGGTTCTGGGGATGCTAGTGGTGGGTTTAGCCCTTGGGCATACGCTGGTGTAG
- a CDS encoding cation diffusion facilitator family transporter produces the protein MSDCDCHIEARNAAERKTLRTVLLINLVMFFVEVTTGVLAQSTALIADSLDMLADALVYGLSLSAVGRSLKQKTRAASLSGLFQITLAALILLDVLRRFVSGSAPEADWMMAIALLGLVANTCCLYLIAKHRQGEVHMRASWIFTQNDVIANISVIVAGGLVALFQSPYPDLIVGFGIASLVLWGGIRIVRDARQAVMNTPVE, from the coding sequence ATGTCAGACTGTGATTGCCACATCGAAGCAAGAAACGCGGCGGAGCGCAAAACGCTGCGAACTGTGCTGCTCATCAACTTGGTGATGTTTTTTGTAGAGGTGACCACGGGCGTTCTTGCCCAGTCCACTGCCTTGATTGCTGATTCTCTCGATATGCTGGCTGACGCTCTCGTCTATGGCCTCTCCCTTTCTGCGGTGGGGCGATCGCTCAAACAGAAAACCCGTGCCGCAAGTCTGAGTGGCCTGTTTCAAATAACGTTAGCCGCCTTGATTTTGCTGGATGTTCTTCGTCGGTTTGTCAGCGGTAGTGCCCCAGAGGCGGATTGGATGATGGCGATCGCCCTCCTTGGGCTAGTAGCCAATACTTGCTGTCTGTATCTGATTGCCAAACATCGGCAGGGGGAGGTGCATATGCGGGCGAGCTGGATTTTTACCCAAAACGATGTCATTGCCAATATCAGCGTGATTGTTGCTGGGGGTCTGGTCGCCCTCTTTCAGTCTCCTTACCCCGATTTGATTGTTGGCTTTGGCATTGCTAGCCTCGTGCTTTGGGGCGGGATTCGCATTGTGCGGGATGCAAGGCAGGCAGTGATGAACACCCCTGTAGAATAG
- a CDS encoding helicase-related protein — protein sequence MAKLEDLTRGTTVKGILPNQPVTVIDATWYGSDVVELTYKDVNGQPHTELLFRDREPALEIVSAAHRWSFDGDGALLRLVSEAHRIRLAHLFDPLLAVHTSLVEPLPHQITAVYGQMLPRQPLRFLLADDPGAGKTIMAGLLIRELLMRGDLQRCLIVCPGSLTMQWQEELSQKFHLPFEILTNDRIEAARSGNVFTEIPLLIARLDKLSRDEDLQAKLKQTDWDLIVVDEAHKLSASFFGGEIKETKRYKLGKLLSTLARHFLLMTATPHNGREEDFQLFLALLDGDRFEGCFRDGVHTCDASDLMRRVVKEDLVKFDGRPLFPERLAHTVKYLLSDLEAALYKRVTDYVREEFNRAEALESDRRKGTVGFALTILQRRLASSTQAIYESLRRRRERLEKRLREEKIARRADRTRDASQLFFPASLMCSNDSDEALEDLSAQEQEQWEEELVDQATAAQTIAELEAEIQQLRQLEALAKKVWRSGQDRKWEELSKLLQNQKEMFDAGGHRRKLVIFTEHRDTLNYLVDKITNLLGSKEAVVAIHGGMGREERKKAEEAFKQDVAVQILVATDAAGEGINLQRAHLMINYDLPWNPNRLEQRFGRIHRIGQTEVCHLWNLVAEETREGDVYLALLKKLEIQHQALGGKVFDVLGKAIAGKELRELMIEAIRYGEKPRVRAKLETIIDNRLDINRLRRLLEERALARDSMDISQVQQIRQEMERAEARKLQPHYIAAFFLEAFQRLGGSIRHREPNRYEITHVPTQIRDRDRLIGMGAAIPKRYERVCFEKSLMSVAGKPLAEFICPGHPLLSVTIDLILQRYREVLRRGAILVDENDPSEEIRVLVYLEHAIQDGRVERDGQRRVVSRRMQYVEMRVRRSEDREERSEQQSLHLSSSSLASFLSPRNAGYAPYLDYRPLAETEKPLLAPLLDQLPSGDEIEKTAMSYAACRLVPEHLQEIHQQKEELIDKTIRAVKDRLTKEINYWDHRAAELRLQEQAGKANAKLNSAKAQQRADELAARLQKCLAELEQERRLSPLPPVVVGAVLVVPMGLLQRLQGKRESPPPIFAKETTRVERAAIAAVMAMERSLGYEPRDVSDQKCGYDIESSAPLSPSGRGAGGEGLRFIEVKGRVEGAETVTVTKNEILTALNKPDCYILALVQVPVDENFPERDAFAVREASGDYQVQGKGCVVRYIRQPFQREPDFAASSINYNWQDLWDNGYDPHQEYKNNLKEG from the coding sequence ATGGCAAAGCTTGAAGACCTGACCCGCGGTACAACGGTCAAAGGCATTCTCCCAAATCAACCTGTCACGGTGATTGACGCAACGTGGTATGGAAGTGACGTTGTTGAGTTGACCTATAAGGATGTCAATGGACAGCCTCACACAGAACTGCTGTTTCGCGATCGTGAACCCGCCTTGGAGATTGTTAGTGCAGCTCACCGCTGGAGTTTTGACGGAGACGGGGCATTATTGCGGTTGGTGTCTGAAGCTCACCGCATTCGACTGGCGCACCTATTTGATCCGTTGCTAGCAGTGCATACCTCATTGGTGGAGCCTTTACCCCATCAAATTACAGCGGTGTATGGCCAGATGCTACCGCGTCAACCGTTGCGGTTTCTCTTGGCAGATGATCCGGGGGCAGGCAAAACGATTATGGCGGGGTTGCTGATTCGAGAATTGCTGATGCGGGGGGATTTACAGCGATGTCTGATTGTTTGCCCGGGTAGTTTGACAATGCAGTGGCAGGAGGAGTTATCGCAAAAGTTTCACCTGCCCTTTGAGATACTCACGAATGACCGAATCGAAGCAGCTCGTAGCGGCAATGTCTTTACAGAAATCCCCCTGCTGATTGCTCGCTTGGACAAGCTCAGCCGCGATGAAGACCTGCAAGCCAAGCTCAAACAAACCGATTGGGACTTAATTGTTGTTGATGAAGCCCACAAACTTTCTGCCTCATTCTTTGGCGGCGAGATTAAAGAAACCAAGCGTTATAAGTTAGGTAAGTTACTATCTACCCTCGCTCGTCATTTTTTGCTGATGACGGCAACACCCCACAATGGCAGAGAAGAAGATTTTCAGTTATTTCTGGCACTTTTAGATGGCGATCGCTTTGAAGGATGCTTTCGAGACGGTGTACACACTTGCGATGCTTCGGATTTAATGCGGCGAGTCGTCAAAGAAGATTTAGTCAAATTTGATGGCAGACCTTTATTTCCAGAACGCTTAGCACACACCGTAAAGTATCTTCTGTCGGATTTGGAAGCAGCTCTTTACAAGCGAGTGACTGATTACGTCAGGGAAGAATTTAATCGTGCAGAAGCCTTAGAGAGTGATCGTCGCAAAGGCACTGTGGGCTTTGCCTTGACGATTTTGCAACGCCGCCTTGCCTCCTCCACCCAAGCAATTTACGAATCCCTGCGCCGCCGGCGGGAACGGCTAGAAAAACGACTGCGGGAAGAAAAAATTGCGCGGCGAGCAGACAGAACAAGGGACGCTTCTCAGCTCTTTTTTCCTGCTTCTCTGATGTGCTCAAATGATTCAGATGAGGCACTGGAGGATTTATCTGCTCAAGAACAGGAACAATGGGAAGAAGAACTCGTTGATCAAGCAACCGCTGCTCAAACAATTGCTGAACTGGAAGCGGAAATTCAGCAACTGCGTCAACTAGAAGCACTGGCAAAAAAGGTGTGGCGCAGTGGTCAAGATCGCAAGTGGGAGGAATTATCCAAACTCCTACAAAACCAGAAGGAAATGTTTGATGCGGGTGGTCATCGGCGTAAGTTAGTCATTTTTACTGAGCATCGCGACACATTGAACTACCTAGTTGATAAAATCACCAATTTGTTGGGTTCTAAGGAAGCCGTCGTTGCCATTCACGGCGGAATGGGGCGAGAAGAACGTAAAAAAGCTGAGGAAGCTTTTAAGCAAGATGTAGCAGTGCAGATTTTGGTTGCGACCGATGCTGCCGGAGAAGGAATTAACCTACAGCGGGCACATTTGATGATCAACTATGACTTGCCTTGGAACCCTAATCGCTTGGAGCAACGGTTCGGGCGAATCCATCGCATTGGTCAAACAGAAGTGTGTCATTTGTGGAATTTGGTTGCTGAGGAAACTCGTGAAGGGGATGTGTATTTAGCCCTACTGAAAAAGCTAGAAATTCAGCACCAAGCCCTAGGGGGCAAAGTTTTTGATGTTTTGGGGAAGGCGATCGCTGGCAAGGAGTTGCGGGAGTTAATGATCGAGGCCATTCGCTATGGTGAGAAGCCACGGGTGCGGGCAAAATTAGAAACCATTATTGATAATCGCTTGGATATCAACCGGCTACGAAGACTGCTAGAGGAACGCGCACTAGCTCGTGATTCCATGGACATCAGTCAAGTCCAACAGATTCGCCAAGAAATGGAACGGGCTGAAGCTCGCAAACTGCAACCTCACTATATTGCTGCTTTTTTCCTAGAGGCATTTCAGCGTCTAGGGGGTAGCATTCGCCACCGCGAACCAAATCGCTATGAGATTACCCATGTCCCAACGCAAATTCGCGATCGCGACCGTCTCATTGGCATGGGTGCCGCAATTCCAAAACGGTATGAGAGGGTTTGCTTTGAAAAAAGCTTGATGAGTGTTGCTGGTAAGCCCTTGGCAGAATTTATTTGCCCCGGTCACCCTTTGCTGAGTGTTACCATTGACTTGATTCTGCAACGGTATCGGGAAGTTTTGCGCCGAGGGGCAATTTTGGTGGACGAAAATGATCCCAGCGAAGAGATAAGAGTTTTAGTCTATTTGGAACATGCTATCCAAGATGGCCGCGTTGAGCGAGATGGGCAACGGCGAGTCGTCTCGCGGCGGATGCAGTATGTGGAGATGCGGGTAAGAAGAAGTGAGGACAGAGAAGAGAGAAGTGAGCAACAAAGCCTCCATTTATCTTCCTCTTCTCTTGCCTCTTTTCTCTCGCCTCGAAACGCCGGTTATGCACCTTACCTTGACTATCGCCCCTTGGCGGAAACTGAAAAACCTCTATTGGCGCCGCTGCTGGATCAATTGCCCTCTGGAGATGAGATTGAGAAGACCGCGATGAGTTATGCGGCTTGCCGTCTTGTGCCTGAGCATCTTCAAGAGATCCACCAACAAAAGGAAGAACTCATTGACAAGACGATCAGAGCCGTCAAAGATCGGCTGACCAAAGAGATTAACTACTGGGATCATCGGGCGGCGGAGTTGCGTTTACAAGAGCAAGCCGGCAAAGCCAATGCCAAGCTCAATTCTGCCAAAGCCCAACAACGAGCTGACGAGTTGGCTGCACGTCTGCAAAAGTGTCTAGCAGAATTGGAACAGGAACGCCGATTATCCCCCTTGCCACCCGTGGTTGTGGGTGCGGTGCTAGTGGTGCCGATGGGGCTATTGCAGCGGCTACAGGGAAAACGAGAATCACCCCCCCCTATCTTTGCCAAGGAAACTACGCGGGTAGAACGAGCGGCAATCGCAGCCGTTATGGCGATGGAGCGATCGCTGGGATATGAACCGCGGGATGTGAGTGATCAGAAGTGCGGCTATGACATTGAATCCTCTGCTCCCCTCTCTCCTAGTGGGAGAGGGGCTGGGGGTGAGGGGCTCCGATTTATTGAGGTGAAAGGTCGGGTCGAAGGGGCAGAAACAGTTACCGTCACTAAAAACGAGATTTTGACCGCCCTGAATAAACCCGATTGCTATATTTTGGCCCTGGTACAGGTGCCTGTGGATGAGAATTTCCCCGAACGAGATGCCTTTGCCGTGCGTGAGGCGAGTGGAGATTATCAGGTGCAGGGCAAGGGCTGTGTGGTGCGCTATATTCGTCAGCCCTTTCAACGGGAGCCAGATTTTGCCGCCAGTAGCATCAACTATAACTGGCAAGACCTTTGGGACAATGGCTATGACCCACATCAAGAATACAAAAATAATCTCAAGGAGGGTTAG